The genomic region ACCGGTCCTGCCATGCCGCGGTCGCGCGCGACCTTGGCACAGCGGATCATGTCGATCGCGACGCCGGCCGAATTGGGGCTGTCCTCGACGGAGAGGCGCAACTCCAGGTTCATCGGTACGCCGCCGAACATCTGTCCCTCCATGCGCAGGAAGCAGACCTTGTTGTCGTTCTGCCACGGCACGTAGTCGCTGGGGCCGATGTGGATATTCTCGTCCTCGAGCCGCGCCGCCGTCACCGATTGCACCGCCTCGGTCTTGGAGACCTTCTTCGACGCCAGCCGCTTGCGATTGGCCATGTTGAGGAAGTCGGTATTGCCGCCGGTGTTGAGCTGGTACGTCCGCTCCAGCTTCACGCCGCGCTTCTTGAACAGATCGGTGAGAACGCGGTGGACGATGGTCGCGCCGATCTGCGCCTTGATGTCGTCGCCGATGATCGGGACGCCCGCCTTTTCGAAGCGCCTTGCCCATTCGGGGTTGCTGGCAATGAACACGGGGATGTTGTTGACGAACGCCACGCCCGCCTCGAGCGCGCACTCGGCGTAGAATTCGGTCGCCTCCTGGCTGCCGACCGGCAGATAGTTCATCAGCACGTCCGCGCCGCTCTCGCGCAGCACTTCGACCACTTCTTCGCGGCTCGGCTCCGGCGCGTCCGCCAACAGGAAGGTGCGCTCGTCGACGAACTCCGCCATGTGATCGGCGACCCCGTCAAGCACGCGCCCCATCCGCACCTTTGCCCCGGTCGGCTTCACTCGATCACAGAAGACGGTGGTGCAGTTGGGCTTGGCGAAGATCGCGTCGGACACGTCCTTGCCCACCTTGCGGCGGTCGACGTCCCATGCGGCGACGACGCTGATGTCGGACGGTCGATAGCCGCCCAGTTCCCAATGCATCAGGCCGATCAAGTCGTTCGATCCCGCGCGATAATGCTCGATTCCCTGAACGAGGCTCGACGCGCAGTTGCCGACGCCGACGAGCGCGACGTTGATCGAACGAGGCGTGGGGGACAGCATCAGACGCTCCTCGCTACCATGGCTTTCGAATTCCTGTCGTTTCTCAGGACGAACGGAACCGGCGCAGCTATGTTCCTCATGCTAGCGCGGCCTTCGTCGCCGCCTTCGCCGGTGCGTAGCGATCGATCATCCAGGCGCAGAAGTCGGCGAACTGCTGCGGGTCCTGAGCGCAGCTGGTGTGGTGCGCCTCGACACCGAGGTGCTCGGGCGTGAAGCAGAAGGTGACCAACAGCTCGAAATCGGCGAGCGCTTCCATCTGCCGGTCGAACCAGTCGATCGCCCCGTCGCGGAAACTGTCGGCCCAGCTGAGCCCGGTCCGCAGCTTCTTCACGCCCAGGTCCTTCATCACCCGCACCGCATCGTCGAGCCGCGGATCCTGGAAATGGAACCACTGCATCAGCCCCATGCGGTCGGCGTATTTCGCATAATGATCGAGCGCGGGCTTCGGCGTGCCGTCCTCGCGGATCAGGCCCATGTAGAAATGGCGGTAGTAGCTCGAACCTTCCGCTTCGCGGTGGCGGGTCTCGGCGCCCCAGCTCTGCGGCAGGTCGAAGAGCGAATACCAATAGACGTTGGGAATCCGGTCGAGCAGCAGCTCGGCGGTCTTGTCGATCCCGAACACCTGCACTTCCTCGGCACCGAACGAGCCGACGCCAACTTCGGTCGCCCAGATCGGCTTGTCGGGCACGACCGCCTCGATCTCGGCGATCTTGTCGGGCCAGGCGTGGATCGGCCACAGGTTCCAGTCGAGCGGAAAGCCGTGCACCGCCACCACATCGACGGCATCGAGCGCGCCGTGATCGCGCATCCGGTTCACCCAGTGCGGATCGATCGGCGACATGCCGCCCAACACGCGCTGCACATCGGGGTTGATCTCCGCGATCGCGCCGCCCGCCCGGATCACGGTGTCCGCATAGATCGACCAGTCGGGATCGAGCTCGGGATTCCAGTGCGACTTGTTGTTCGGCTCGTTCCAGATCATCGCGGCTTCGATCATGCGCGCTCCCCCCTTGCTGGATAGACTGCCGCCGGCCCGTGCTCGGAATAGGGCACGCTCGCCACGCGGCAGAGATAGACTTCGGGCTCCGGCTGCGCCTCGATCGCGAAGCCCGCAGCGCGCAGCATCGCCTGGCTGCACGCGGCGTTGGGCGCCCACCAGTTGGTCCAGTCGTGCGCAAACTCGCGCTCGATGAAATGCATCTTCGGATAGGCCGGATTGTCGAAATAGTCCGGCGGCTCTGTGGTGCCCGGCTTGTGGAACGGATGGTCCTCGGGAACCTGCAGCACGGCCTCCGTCCCCTGCTGCATCGTCTGGAACAGCATCAGATCGCCCGCGACATGCTCGCGGACCAGATCGAGGGCCAGCAGCGGATGGCGCAGGTGGTAGAGAACGCCCATGAACACCACGAGATCGAATTTCTCGCCGAGCGCGGCGACGTCATACACGTCGAGCTTGGCGAACTCGATACCGTCGAAACCCAGCGCCTCGCTCGCCAGCCGCGCCTGCGCCAGATAGCGCTCGTCGCTGTCGATCCCAACCACCCGATCGGCGCCGCGGCGCTTCATCTCCACCGAATAGAAGCCGGCGTTGCAGCCGATGTCGAGCACCGTCTTGCCTGAAAGATCGTCGGGGAGCGCACCGGCGAAGCGCTTGAACTTGAAGCTGGGATAATCGCCGAGGAAATGGTCCGGCGCGGTCTGCACGCCGCCGCCAAGGTCGATGTTGTGAAACCAGGGCGCGAGCTCCGCCACGCGCTCGCGCAGGTCCTTCGCCGCTACTGCTGTCGCCATCATGCCACCTGTTCGTTGAGGCTCAACACCCGCCCCCCCCAGTCGCCGACGGCGACGCGGCTCACCGAGGCGGGGTCGATGTCGAAGGAATGGATGCGGTCAAGCGAGAGGCCGAGCCAATGCGCCACAGCCGCCCGAATGATGTCGCAGTGGGTAACCATCGCCACCGCGCCGTCCGGATGCGCCGCAGCAGCCTGCTCGGCATGCGCGACGACGCGGGCCTGCGCCTCGGCCATGGCCTCGCCGCCCGGGCAGCGCGCTTCGCTGCGCCGGGCGTTCCAGTGCTGCCACTTGGGATCGTCTTCGAGATCGGCGAACGCCTTGCCGGTCCATGCGCCGAAATCGATTTCGTCGAGCGCGGTATAGACCTGCACATTCTCGCCTCCGCGCGCCTCGCGGATAGCATCGGCGGTTTCGCGCGCGCGCTGGACCGGGCTCGAATGAAGTGCGGCGAACGGCCGGTCGGTCAGCCTGGCGCCGAGCGCCCGGCCCTGCCCCCTCCCCGCATCGGTGAGCGGAATGGCCGGCTGCCTGCCGCTCAGGGTGTTGCCGATATGTCCATGTGCCGCGTGCCTGATGAAATAGATCGTCGCCGTCACGCGGTCCAAGCCCCTCACGAAAATTCCCGCAGGATTCGGGATCGTTACGGACCCAAACCCGTTGGGGCGAATGGGGTTCCGGTTCCGATCAAAATTTGTGGAGCCGTTCGGGAACTCAGATGAAGAAGAGGCATTGAAGGGAGTCCGGAGTTGAAGCTGAACGGCAAGTGAGGATCGATGCTGCCGAACAATGAACATGCAGAAGAGTGCAGCTTTTCTCGAATGGGACTAGTTGGTGGGGGCGCCGAACTGTGACGGAATCAATACTCATTACCGGCGGAGCCGGCTTTATCGGCAGCTTCGTTTGCGAAGAGCTGCTGCGTCGCGGCAACCGCGTGCGGGTGCTGGATTCGCTGATTCCCCAGGTACACGGCGATGTCGAACGTCCGCCCCTGCTCCCCCAGGGTGCCGAGCTGATCCGCGGTGACGTGCGCGATGGCGATGCAGTCGCGCGCGCGCTGAAGGGCATCGACAGCGTAGTCCATCTCGCCGCCGAAGTCGGCGTGGGTCAATCGATGTACGAAGTCGAGCGCTACACTTCGGTCAATGACGTCGGCACCGCCGTCCTGTTCGAGCGGCTGATCGACAATCCCGTGCGCCGCGTGGTCACGGCATCCTCCATGTCGATCTATGGCGAGGGCCTGTACGAGAATGCCGACGGCGAACCCGTGCAGGATGCCGAACGCAAGACGCTGAAGGATGGCCAGGCGAACTGGGAGCCGCTCGACGAGCAGGGACGGCCGCTCACGCCGGTCGCCACGCCCGAGTGGAAGCGGCCCAATCTCGCGTCGATCTATGCGCTCAACAAATATGTGCAGGAGCGCACGACCCACATCATGGCAAAGCCCTATGGCATCGAGGGCGTGTGCCTGCGGCTGTTCAATGTCTATGGGCCCGGCCAGGCGCTTTCCAACCCCTATACCGGCGTACTCGCCATTTTCGCGTCGCGGCTGCTCAACGGTCAGCAGCCGATGATCTTCGAGGACGGCGAGCAGCGGCGCGACTTCGTGCACGTCACCGATGTCGCCCGTGCCTTCTCCGATGCGCTCGAGCTGCCTCAGGCAGTGGGCGAGACGTTCAACATCGGTTCCGGGCAGGACCGCTCGGTCACGGAAGTCGCCAATGCACTGGCGGAGGCGATGGGCAAGAACGACATCGAGCCCGAGATCGTCGGCAAGGGCCGCATCGGCGATATCCGGCACTGCTTCTGCGACACGTCCAAGGCCGCTGATGCGATCGGCTTCCGAGCGCGCAAGGATTTCGGCGAAGGCCTCGCCGAACTCGCGGAATGGGTTGCCGAGCAGACCGCGGAAGATCGCGTGAGCGAGGCGCGCGCCGAGCTGGAAAAGCGTGGGCTCGTCGCATGACCGCCGATACTCGCCCTGTCCTCATCACCGGCGGCGCCGGCTTCATCGGCGCGAACCTCGCCGATCGGCTGGCGGGCGACGGCCATGCGGTACTCGTTTACGACGCGCTCAGCCGCCCCGGCGTGGAGCGCAATCTCGCGTGGCTGCGCGCGCGCCACGGCGATCGCATCCGCGACGTGACCGCCGACATCCGCGACGCCGACCGCCTGACGCTGGCGGCCCGCGAAGCAAAAGCAGTGTTCCACCTCGCGGCACAGGTGGCGGTGACCACGAGCCTCGCCGACCCACGCGAAGATTTCGAAGTCAACATCGCCGGCACGTTCAACTTGCTCGAGGCGCTGCGCGGCTCGCGCACGCCGCTGGTCTTCGCCTCGACCAATAAAGTCTATGGCGACCTTGCCGACATGGAATTCGAGAGCCGCGACGGCGCATGGCTACCCGCGGATGCCGCGGTCCGCACCCATGGCATCTCCGAGACCCGCCCGCTCGATTTCCACACGCCCTATGGCTGCTCGAAGGGCGCGGCGGACCAATATGTACTCGATTACGCGCGCAGCTTCGGGGTGCCGGCCGCGGTGCTGCGGATGAGCTGCATCTATGGCCAGCGCCAGATGGGTACCGAGGATCAGGGTTGGGTAGCCCATTTCCTGATCCGTGCGCTCGAGGGGCGTTCGGTGACGCTCTATGGCGACGGGCGGCAGGTGCGTGACGTGCTCGACGTTCGCGATGCAGTCGATGCCTATGTCCGCGCCTGGGAGAATATCGATCGGGTCGCGGGACGCGCGTTCAACCTCGGCGGCGGGCCCGACAATGCAGTAAGCCTGCGCCAGGTGATCGCCGAGATCGGTGCGCTGCTCGGCCGCGAGGTGGCCGTCGACTTTGCCGACTGGCGCGCGGGGGACCAGCGCTGGTTCGTCGCCGACACGCGGGCTGCGGAAGCCGCGCTCGGCCTTCAGCCGAAACGCTCCTGGCGCGAAGGCATTGCCGCGCTGGCGCAGTGGCTCGCCGAAGAGCGTGGCATTTCCCTTGGCCGACCTGCCGAGCCGGAGCCGCGCGTTCAGGCGGTGGCGACATGAGGAGCGGAGGCCGGATGCGCATCCTGATGACCGCCGATGCCGTCGGCGGCGTGTGGCAATATGCCACCGATCTGGCGGCTGCGCTCACGCCGCATGGCGCGCAGACCGTGCTTGCCGTGCTTGGCCCCGAGCCTTCCCCCGCGCAGCGCGCGGAGGCCGAGGCGATCCGCGGTCTCGAACTCGTCGAAACGGGCCTTCCGCTCGACTGGATGTGCGATTCGGCAGCTCCGGTGCGCGCGGCTGGCAAGGCGGTGGCAGCGCTTGCCCGCGAGAAGCACGTCGATCTGGTCCATCTCAACTCGCCTGCGCTTGGCGCCGACACCTGGTTCGGGCTGCCGGTGGTGGCAGTGAATCACGGCTGCCTCTCCACTTGGTGGGAAGCGGCGCGCAGCGAACCGCTGGCGCCGAACTATCGGTGGCACCGCGCCTTGATGCG from Sphingosinithalassobacter sp. CS137 harbors:
- a CDS encoding inositol-3-phosphate synthase, giving the protein MLSPTPRSINVALVGVGNCASSLVQGIEHYRAGSNDLIGLMHWELGGYRPSDISVVAAWDVDRRKVGKDVSDAIFAKPNCTTVFCDRVKPTGAKVRMGRVLDGVADHMAEFVDERTFLLADAPEPSREEVVEVLRESGADVLMNYLPVGSQEATEFYAECALEAGVAFVNNIPVFIASNPEWARRFEKAGVPIIGDDIKAQIGATIVHRVLTDLFKKRGVKLERTYQLNTGGNTDFLNMANRKRLASKKVSKTEAVQSVTAARLEDENIHIGPSDYVPWQNDNKVCFLRMEGQMFGGVPMNLELRLSVEDSPNSAGVAIDMIRCAKVARDRGMAGPVTPAAAYFCKHPPEQMTDDAAYEAVEAFIAGSA
- a CDS encoding beta-xylosidase, whose protein sequence is MIEAAMIWNEPNNKSHWNPELDPDWSIYADTVIRAGGAIAEINPDVQRVLGGMSPIDPHWVNRMRDHGALDAVDVVAVHGFPLDWNLWPIHAWPDKIAEIEAVVPDKPIWATEVGVGSFGAEEVQVFGIDKTAELLLDRIPNVYWYSLFDLPQSWGAETRHREAEGSSYYRHFYMGLIREDGTPKPALDHYAKYADRMGLMQWFHFQDPRLDDAVRVMKDLGVKKLRTGLSWADSFRDGAIDWFDRQMEALADFELLVTFCFTPEHLGVEAHHTSCAQDPQQFADFCAWMIDRYAPAKAATKAALA
- a CDS encoding TIGR04290 family methyltransferase, translated to MMATAVAAKDLRERVAELAPWFHNIDLGGGVQTAPDHFLGDYPSFKFKRFAGALPDDLSGKTVLDIGCNAGFYSVEMKRRGADRVVGIDSDERYLAQARLASEALGFDGIEFAKLDVYDVAALGEKFDLVVFMGVLYHLRHPLLALDLVREHVAGDLMLFQTMQQGTEAVLQVPEDHPFHKPGTTEPPDYFDNPAYPKMHFIEREFAHDWTNWWAPNAACSQAMLRAAGFAIEAQPEPEVYLCRVASVPYSEHGPAAVYPARGERA
- a CDS encoding histidine phosphatase family protein; translated protein: MFIVRQHRSSLAVQLQLRTPFNASSSSEFPNGSTNFDRNRNPIRPNGFGSVTIPNPAGIFVRGLDRVTATIYFIRHAAHGHIGNTLSGRQPAIPLTDAGRGQGRALGARLTDRPFAALHSSPVQRARETADAIREARGGENVQVYTALDEIDFGAWTGKAFADLEDDPKWQHWNARRSEARCPGGEAMAEAQARVVAHAEQAAAAHPDGAVAMVTHCDIIRAAVAHWLGLSLDRIHSFDIDPASVSRVAVGDWGGRVLSLNEQVA
- a CDS encoding NAD-dependent epimerase/dehydratase family protein — encoded protein: MTESILITGGAGFIGSFVCEELLRRGNRVRVLDSLIPQVHGDVERPPLLPQGAELIRGDVRDGDAVARALKGIDSVVHLAAEVGVGQSMYEVERYTSVNDVGTAVLFERLIDNPVRRVVTASSMSIYGEGLYENADGEPVQDAERKTLKDGQANWEPLDEQGRPLTPVATPEWKRPNLASIYALNKYVQERTTHIMAKPYGIEGVCLRLFNVYGPGQALSNPYTGVLAIFASRLLNGQQPMIFEDGEQRRDFVHVTDVARAFSDALELPQAVGETFNIGSGQDRSVTEVANALAEAMGKNDIEPEIVGKGRIGDIRHCFCDTSKAADAIGFRARKDFGEGLAELAEWVAEQTAEDRVSEARAELEKRGLVA
- a CDS encoding NAD-dependent epimerase/dehydratase family protein, with product MTADTRPVLITGGAGFIGANLADRLAGDGHAVLVYDALSRPGVERNLAWLRARHGDRIRDVTADIRDADRLTLAAREAKAVFHLAAQVAVTTSLADPREDFEVNIAGTFNLLEALRGSRTPLVFASTNKVYGDLADMEFESRDGAWLPADAAVRTHGISETRPLDFHTPYGCSKGAADQYVLDYARSFGVPAAVLRMSCIYGQRQMGTEDQGWVAHFLIRALEGRSVTLYGDGRQVRDVLDVRDAVDAYVRAWENIDRVAGRAFNLGGGPDNAVSLRQVIAEIGALLGREVAVDFADWRAGDQRWFVADTRAAEAALGLQPKRSWREGIAALAQWLAEERGISLGRPAEPEPRVQAVAT